A window of Strigops habroptila isolate Jane chromosome 5, bStrHab1.2.pri, whole genome shotgun sequence genomic DNA:
ACAACAACTGTACCTGccagcaaaaaacaaacccgGAACAACTCCTGAGCCAGGACCTGCTCCAGCCGGAATCCCCAGGGCTGGAGCTAAGGGAATTCCCACTCTGAAGGGACACTGTTAGGTCCAGAGTTACTTTCTAACAGGTCTTTCAAGCGTTGCGTACAAGATCTTGCTGTTGCAACTAAGAACTACAGGAGTACGTCTATGCATATTTCCTTCAGCTAGGAGGAGACTAGTCAGCTGCTAATTACCCTTGCTCGGAACCTCTCGCGCAGCAGTGGCGGAGGGTAGTGGAAACTGGGcattttgagaggaaaaacaatTCTCCACTGTTGCGTCGAGAAAGCTATTTTAGAAACACGACGTATCTATGAACCCTATATATACAGCGGTGCGCATACTCTAGGTACGCACAGATGAGGTTTGacctgctgttttctctttaaagcgTGGCCTGTGTTTTTATATGGACAAGTGAAGGCTTTGGGCTTTTGAAGCCTTGCGGTTTCCTTCTTTATACTATTTATAAAGACTACTTTTTCATAAGGCTTTTAAATAAACGTAGCATAGAAGAGACACCGTGAATTTTGCCTTGCTATGATGGAGCCAGTCCGGAGATGCAGTTTGCCCATGGCAAGGGATGCAATCTTTCTAACAAGGGAGAACCTTTCTCTGCAGGTGAAGTACTCCGTCTGTACTGCAAGGACTGGCCTCCTGTCAGCCTAACACACACTTAGCACCACAAACCCGTGCTGGGGCAGCCTTGGCCCTCTTGGGCACGTTGTGGGAATTTGAATAAGACAGCGACTTGCCAATCTCCTAAGTGATGGACCAGCCTGCTTCAGAAATCATTCCACAACTggctttaattttcctttgtgtatttataaagcagacttgtttttcctgtacAGTGGCTTGTATGTGTGAATTTTTAAGTTATTCTGGTACGGCATtgcctttctttgttttctttttcttttttggcctGCGAAAGAACGAATGTAAAACACCGTCAGCATTATGCATGCACAGATTAATtcttttgcaaggaaaaattggtggaaattatttttggtgATTTCCATTTATTCTTACAGCACTTTAAAGTGTCTGATATTTCTGCAGCTGGCTTACCTGTTTTTCCTGGAATTCCCCTGCAGCTTAGCGTTAGTTAATATTTAACAATTCTCCATCGAATGTAGTCCTTAACTATAAGGCAATGCCTCCCTGTGTTACAGCCTGGTTCTAACCCTCACCGATGCTAATGAAGACCGTcattctttttcagaagttcaCAAAGATAGTGCGATGCATGCAAACAGCTGTACTGGAAAAACAGACTGcaaaaaggaacatttcttaTCTCCTCTGCTCTGTCCTCCCATTAGGTCTTTCTgcctggtttttaatttttctctctgcgTATAAAACCTAGTCGAGATGTTTAATGGGATAGGACTTTAACGCATCTGTCCGTAGAGGACGGCATGGTCCCCGAGGCTGCGGAGTGCCACCAACCACTGTGgcaaaaacttcttttttagtGAAGGTGTTAGCATCAAAGTATTAAAGCTGAGGAAAATGtcaaagaaaacctgaaatgcaTTAAAGAAAAGCCTCTTTGTGTAACTTCTTGCTTACTCAGTAAGTGAAACTTCATATTTTCTGGATATCTGTAAGCGGAAGGTTTAATGTCGTTCATTCTCTCTGCAATCCAGTTACTGTGTTTTCACAACAGCAAAATTACTGTTATTGCTGAATTATAGAATAAATACAGGATATCTCACCACTGACCagtctttgctttccttcacaAGTACAGCAGTCTTGAACCAAGCATGGCATAGAGTGCACATTTCTTTTGCCTAACGGTCCAAATGGCGCGACTGGCCTTCCTCAGAGAGACAATGCTTGACACTGGCTTCTCAGCCCAAGTCTtccaccagcaccctgcagaCAAACCCAGGCACATGCTTTTGAAGCTTGCTGTTACTGCAAGGCAAAGGCACGGGTGTAAGGTTGCTGATGCTATTGCACAATGTAAGGTTCTCTTGTAGCTGCACACTAGTCACCGCAGTTTTTCAGTTCGGCTCATTTTCAATTTCTGTGCTGCTTATCTCACTTTGCTTTTGACTGGGGTTTTAATCTGGGAGTGTGGCTGTAGGCAGGAGTTCGAAGAGTGTGagcagagccttggaccatATGCCTGGGTAGCTGAGATCCCAGTTCTGCTCAAGACGGTCTGGCTGTGGCCAAGATGTGGTAATCTGTGGCTGTGGCAGTACCTCTGGAAGCCCAGCAGGCTGAGAGCAGTGAATCCCTGTCCACCTCCCTGTACCGCAGCCCACTGATGCCGATCAACCTGTGGGGTTGTGCTCCTGTGTGACATCCCTCCGGCAGCACACCATGGTCTCTTTTTGGGGGCCAGGAGCACATGGGATCAGGTAGCAAAGCTGCAATCCACcaagagaggcagcaggagaggtgaAGGCTTACTTGCTCTGCTGAGGTGATGGCAGGGTGGTGAGCAGAGAGGCTCTGGCATCATTCTGTGACTTCTCCATCCAACACAGACTGGTCCATGCCTGGCTTTGAAAGCCTGCTTTCTGTCCGATTCAAAATCAGACACAGCGTTTCAGCCACTACTGACCACCTTTCCcaagcaaaaagcagctgtcCCAAAAGCCAGTGCCAGTTCCCATAGACAGCGACCAGGGTGTTTCAGACAGAAAAGCCTGGTGCCACTGGAGCTTTGTGCAGTGGGACCCGGCACCGGGGCAAGCAGAGGCTGGGAGCCACTGGGCAACAGCTTTTCCCCCATTCCCTTCGGTGTTGGGCTGTGGCGTTAGCGGCGAGGTCCATCCCACATGGCTCATCTGCGTGGTGCAGACCATACCAGGGATCTCTGCGGCAGCGGAGCGAGCCCGCCGGGCCCCGACAGCCCTGCACCGACGGCAGGGCCCAAGGGTGGGCCCTGGCAGGGAACGGCCAGGATGGCATCTTAAAAACCAATAATcaaaataggttaaaaaaagtaaaaccagcgCGGTGTTGCGGCAGACGGGTGCAGCAGAAAAGCCCGGCTGTGCCGCGGGGTGAGGGCCGCCGCCTGGGACCCGCGCAGCCCCGAGGGCGGGCGCGGGCGGCGCCGCCGGGAGCCACTTTGCCCGCGGGGCGGCCGTCGGAGCGGCAGCGCTCACTGCTCCGCAGCCCGCTCGGGGAGGTTGCCCGGGGCGGATCGTAACCGCGGAACACAAAAGAAAGTgagtcaaaaaaacccaccccgCTCCCCGGTTAAAATCGTCCCGTCTGGTCTCCGAGGGAAATCCCCGCGCCCGATTCGCGGGTGTCAGTacgccggggccggggctgctgGTTTTCCGCGCCGGGGCGGTGCGGATCGCCCAGCGGCACCCGGGGCCGGGAGGGGGGCATGCCCCCCCGGGGCGGGCCAGGGGACCTACGGAAACAAAGGTGTCAGTTTAGCATAATTAAGAGATTTATTTGTCGTCTTTTATAAACGTTGTAAGCACCTACCCTATTGTCGAAAAGTTTATTTACAGAGCGGCTGGAAAGAAATCCTCTCTCCTTCCAGCCTCCGTTAGTGGTTGTGCATTATTCGTGTTACCTGCTGCGCGCCGGGCCCCGGCGGACAACGGGCGTCGGTTCCAGCCAGAGTATTTACATCCCGTCCCAAGTCCTACTACAAACGTAACACTTTTAAgtcaccaaaaagaaaaccaaaaccccaaaccagtgCGTACAAAAATATagtctctaaaaaaaaaaaaaaaaaaaaaaaaagaaaaaaaagaatcccaaTATTAATAGGCAGAAATGTACAGCCATACTAAAACCAGGGAGGGCAAACTTTCCGGTCTCGGTGTCGCCGCTGTCGTCGGAGCGGATCGGTAAGGCACCCCCCACATGCAGACAGGGGACCGGGCTCTACACCACACAAGGCACCAAGGACACCTCACCACGACGGCACtgcatgcatccatccatcctcccgCCGCAGCCCCTATGTACACCCGCCGGCCGGCCgacccggcccggcccggcccggcccggggaAGCCCGCGGCGCCGCCGGGTGCTAATCGcgccccgccgggccccgctGCGCGCCCCGCCGCGCTCGGCTGTGGCTCCTCGGCTCGGCGGCTCAGCGCTGGGTCCTGCGCGCCCCGCGCCCTCAGGGCGTCCGCGTCCGCGCCGCGCAAGGGGCCAGGGTGGcggcgccgctcccgccgccgggcTGCGGGCAcccgccggcggcggcggcggcggcggctccttTCCGCTCCTTCTGGCGCAGGTGGATCTTGGTGTGCCGCTTCCTCTCGTCGGAGCGGGCGAACTTCCTGCCGCAGAAGTCGCAGGCGAAGGGCTTCTCGCCGGTGTGCGTGCGGATGTGGGTGGTGAGGTGGTCGCTGCGGCTGAAGTTCCGCATGCATATGCGGCACTGGAAGGGCTTATGGCCCGTGTGGATGCGGATGTGCCGAGTGAGCTCGTCGGAGCGGGAGAAGCGGCGGTCGCAGCCCTCGGCGGGGCAGGGGTAGGGCCGCTCGTGGACCGGTGTCTTGCTGGGCCGGTTGGGGTACTTGCGGGGCCGCAGGATGGGCCGCAGCGGCAGGTGGTGCGGGCTGTAGGCGCCGGCGGGCAGCCGGGCGCCCGCGCCCtcgcccccgccgccgccgggagcACTGCCGGGGGCGGCGCCCGCCGGGGGCGCCCCCATCGTGAAGTTGCGGATGGTGGAGAGCGGCGTGAGCGGCGGCGGGACGCGGAGCGAGTCgagggggcaggggaagggctTGCGGTCGGGGCCGGCGTGCAGCTCCCGCTGGCACTGGGGCGGCGGGAAGAAACCGCCGTACTCGGGGATCATGGTGAAGAGCCCGCCGTCGGCAGCCGCCGCCTTCGGGGAGGGGTAGGAGGGCGGCGGGGGGAAAGGcagcgccccgccgccggcggcGGGCAGGAAGGCTGAGGAGGGGTCTTGCGGGTACAGGTCGCCGCAACCCGAGtagggcggcggcggcggcgagtAGAGGTGCTCCAGGTCGGCCGGCTGGCCCTGCGCCATGGTGCAGCCGAGGGCCCCGGCCAGCGGGTTGGGGGAGGCAGCGGaggcggcggaggcggcggaGGCAGCGGTGGCCGAGGAGGCGgcggaggaggcggcggcggaggaggcggcggaggaggaggagggcgtGCTGACCCCCTGCAGGATCCCCGCGCTCACGATGTTGATGATGCCCTCGGGGTAACAGCCAGCGCCGGGGTACTGCGGGTCGATGGAGAATTTGCCCATGTAGGTGAATGTCTGGTTGCGGGAGGCCGGGGCGTTGGGCGCGAAGCTGCCTCCGTAGGGCAGGTCCAGGGTCCGCTTGTCGCCCATGTCCACGTTGATCATGCCGTCTGGGGGGGGGGCAAGGAGCCGGTCAGCCCACCGCGCCGCCACCCGCCGGACGGCCCGGCAGCGGTCCCGAccgccgcccggcccggcccggcgcggggcTGCGGCGCGCACATGTTGCGCTCCGGCTGCGGAGGCTCCGCGCCGGCCTCAACTTTTCCCCCCGAGCCGGGCGCGGAGGCAGGGCTGCCGCGAGAGCCGGCGGGAACCCCCCAGGCAGGGCGGCGGGCGAGCCCCGGGGGGCCGCGACCCCCGTTCCAGTCCGCTCCCCACCCTCCCGCCCGCCTGCTGCCTCGGGACTCCGCCGCCCTCCGCGGCCCGGCCCGCACCTGTGCGGGCACCTCTTACCTCCTGCCACACCGCTCATCTGGTCAAACGGCCCTGCCAGGTCGGCATTGGGGAAGATCGCGACCGAAGTTGGCAGCGCGGCGGAGATATCATCCGCGGGGTAAATGCCCTCGGGGAGCTGGTGCACAAACCCGCCGAGGGTCACCGGGATCTTGTCCACCGCCTTGGCGGTCATCATGGGGGCGGCGGGGCTGCCGGGGGAGCGGCTGCTCCCGGCCGGCGGTGCGCGCtcggggcggggaggggagagagaggagggggCGCTTCCCCCTGCCTCTCACTACCGGCGCGGGGGGACGGCGGGCAGCCGGCGCGGCGCGCAGGGGGGCATGTGCGGGCGGGCGGCCGCCCCGTCGCGGCGGTGCCGGTGCCCGCGGTGCCCCGGGAGAGCCGCGCTCCCGCCGCAGCTCGCGCTGGAGGACAAGTCTGGCGGTAAGTATTTATGGGGGCCCCCTGAATGCCCGGGACGTCACTGCCCATATAAGGACTGAGGAACGGGGCCCGGCGGTCACGTGGGCTCCCGCATGCGGGacccgccgccccgcgcccgccccgactccccccctttctccccccccactccccgCGCTGCGCGCCCCGCGAGGGCGGCCGCGACCCGCCCCGGCCGCGCTCAGCCCCCGCCGCGCCGGcagcgccccgccgccgcccgccgcgccgcccaGGGGGGTATTCCGGTGGCGGGGCCCTTGTCCTAAAAAGGCTCGGAtccggccccgccccgcctgCCCTTTTTAGGGCTCGTTCCggaaaatgttaaaaagctcggaaaagcagaggaggtcccggggccgccccgccggACCCCGCTCACTTTCTCAAGCAGCCCGTAACCGCagagcggcggcggggcagaAAACAGGCGCATTCACGGAACCCGGCTGCTCCCttctcaaacaaaacaaaacaaaaaagatattttattttttttttttctgcattacgGGTGGAAAGAGCCGCCGAGCGCAGCGAGCGCGTCGTGCTTTTTTTGGAAAGTGTCTGATCTATATATACCCTCGCGAAAACGGCCCCGCCTGCTCCGCCGTCGGTGGGTTGTTATTGTTGCCGACGGGAGCGGCGGGGACGGGACGaggcggaggggggggggaggctcCTCCGCTCCacctcccgccgccccccccctCCGCCTCGTCCCGTCCCCGCCGCTCCCCCTTGCTGGGACCGGTGCCATTTCCACTcccatttttttgcttttctttccctatgATCTCCTCCACCCCGAGGGTATCCAACTAAAGAGTGCTTAAATtctagctttttcttctttttccccctccccgaGTACTAAAAATAATCTCCCTTGTGCCTCCCTTCCCAGGAGAAGCCAATCTTTCATATGCTGTTCCCAAGCTCAGAGCTTGCAGCCCCTACATCTTCTTGCTGATGAGGGTGTCAGATATAATGATTTCTGAGAGCTGTATCCCATGCTATGCTCATGTCACTAATCTCGTTACTTAGGAATATTTCATCTCGTGGCTGTTTATTCCTGCCTTTAGGAAAGCAACTCTCACATATGGTCTGTAGCGTGCAAGGTCCCTTTTCGGTGGtctgcagaagtaaaaatacCCCACTTGATGACccaagcagcagaaagacatGGCAACATATGAGCGATGCTACAAAAACACACTCCTGCTCCAAAGCAACAAGCCAGAGGATACATGGGAAGGCTAAACTCTCTTCACTTCAATTTTTAACTGCAGATACCACTGTTTACAGAGGTTAGCACATTACAGCATATGCCACAGACATGCAGCATGCTCGGGTGTCCCTGTGACTCATGCACTTACCTCTGCCTTGGGTGCCAAATGCTGTCCCCAGGTGTCTGTCCCCCAGGCCCCGCCTTGTCCATGCAACACCTCACACCCCAGCTGAGAAAGGCACTTTCAGTTCTTCCGCTTTTGTTTCACTGCCATTAGTGATGCTCCAGATTTGCTACTTGTCTGGTTAACGTGAAGCCCAGGCTAGACAGGAGCATACCTGAAAAAGTAAAGGTTTTGGGGGCAGTTGTCACGCTTGTTAAGGAATAGTAGACATAAACCTACGTATTTTCCTTGATGGGTGATTGGGGAAGTGTGCCCAGTAATTAGTAAACATATAGTActtgttgttttttaatgtagatTTTGTTACCAGTCCCTTCTAGCACTTAATGTACAGCCAATACAGTTTGGCATCTGAGATTTAGTTGAAAGGAAGCTCATGTTCCATTTCAGTAGGATTCTAGATTATTTTCGTTTAAAAAACCCATCtcaatttaaaagtaaaattgtgacagagagacagagagagagagagagacaggtTCTGGGAAATTTGACTGAGAAGTAGGAGCGGTTGTATTGTACCTTTCCATTACAGCCGAGCTATAATTGGGCTAATAGCTACtatgaaagaacaaaatattggAATCTGTTGTGCGCTAGGGTGAGTTACTTTACATGAATTTGAGAAACAGGTAATTCTAAGTACAGTATTCTCCTTCCTGTAAAATGTTGCAGATGTATCAGATACAGGTTTTAGGGATACCCTACAACATCTTCCTGTGTTATTTGAAAACACTGCATGTCCGCTGATGCCAcactggagaaagaagaacCAAGGTTTCACATCCCACCTTAACCTCCCCACATCTCAATCCCACCTTTGAACTAATGTGGTAAATTTAATGTTCTTCCGCTACACAGAAGGATTAAATGAAAGATGGACATGAATAAAATTTAATGTACCTCCTGGCTAACTTCACCTAAGGAATACTACTACTAGTTGACTTTGTTGgttaattttaaaaggcttcTCAAGAATGGGGTAAATTGTGCATGATTTCCAGTCTTTATAGGGACAATCAAGTCACTTGACTTCTCTCAATGAGAGCTTTGCCTTAATGGCAGCAGGATCTGGTGCAGAGCAATTTGGAAGCGTAGTTAGTGCTTGGTCTTCAGGAACATGTTGACAGATGAAATTCAAATGTTTCTGGTCCCCTTTCAGATACTCTTGCTGTAGTGTTTGCATGTGCTTAGAGCCTTTGATCCCCATTTGGCTCCTTATATAACAGACTCCAAGGCTTAGACCATCCAACTCGCACTGACGTCAATGAGCCTTAAACACAAAAAATCCTACTGATTCCTGTGGTTCCTATAAGCCACGTGGTTTCATATGATGGACAGATTGCTGGTGTAAATTGCCCAAGCCCTGCTCACACCAAGAAGAAGAGCTGCGCCTCATGCGAGTATGACTTGTCTGATTGGGTATAGCCTTGACTGAGGAGGCTTCAGAGCTGAAGGGCAGAACTTCTCTGTTATTCCCAATTTCTTTGAAACCAGCCACCTTCAGATTTATTGTGTTTACTCTTTTAACAAGGTGCTAGCTGACACTGCACTGGGTATATTTTCCTGCAGCCATTCTCTACCACAAGAACCTGAGACAGGAgctgtagaaataaaattatcctTACCTCCATACCTCAGCTTGAGAAtggctggggaagaaaaggcagctcaTCATCTGTGGAGCTGGCAACACCATTTAACCAGCTTAACATCACATTTGAGCCATCTCTCCAGGGGGTTGCTATGCTTGTGTAGCAAAACTCAACCAATCTCACATGCTAACAGCAGCAATGCTAGTGGTCCTACTTGGGGAATGCACCCTGCCACTGCCACTGTGCCCCCTGCTGCTTTGGGGAACGTTAGGGTGGCCCCTGCTCAGCAGGTGCCCTCGGGAGCAGGACTTGTTCCTGGACAGGAGATGAGCGACCCTGTCCTCTCACAACAGCAAGGGATGTCTGTCCTAAGTCTGGGCTAGATTCAGGTTggggttggtggggttttttagtgtTCCACATAAAAGAGAAGTTCTCTCCAAAGCTGTATTTCACAGTTTCCTACATTTGCCTGTTTTCACTGGGGGGTACAGGGACTTGTCATGTTCTCACAGGAAGAAATGCTGATTTACTGTGCTGTGTTGACCCCgactggacaccaggtgcccaccaaagctgctctatcactccaCTTCTCAACcagacagggagaaaaaacgtgacaaaaggctcatgggtcgagataaggacagatcactcaccagttactgtcacaggcaagaGACTTGACTTGGGGTAATTATCTTATTACCAGATATCTTATTaccaaatcagagtaggataatgagaaataaaaccaaaacttaaAAACACACTCTTCCaacctctcccttcttcccagggcCAACTTTCTTCCCACATTCTCTACTTTCTCCCCCACAGTGGCACAGGGGATGTAGAAtggggttgtggtcagttcatcacgtctctgcctctcctttcttcccGGAGGAGGACTCTTCAcactcttcccctcctccagcatggggtcactcccatgggagacagtctTCCATGAACTTCCATGGATCCCTTCCACGAGGTTCAGTCCTTCatgaacagactgctccagtgtgaaTCCCCGCCAATGTCACAAGTCCtaccagcaaacctgctccagcgtatgctcctctctccacaggtcctgccaggagcctgctccagcgcagGCTTCCCACaaggtcacagcctccttcaggaaTCCCCCTGCTCTGGGATGGGGTCCTCCCCGGCCTGCAGGTGGATCTGCTCctccatggacctccatgggctttaggggcacagcctgcctcaccatgggctgcatgatgggctgcaggggaatttCTGCTGTGGTGTCTGGAGCAccttctgctctccttcctCATGGACCcttgtgtctgcagagctgtttctatCACATATTCTTACTCCTTTTTACGGCTGCatttgtgtggggttttttcccccttctgaaatctgttatcccagaggtgctaccactgttgctgatgggcttggcTTTGGCCAGCAGTGCATCCATCTTGGAGCCGGCTGGCATTGGCTCAATTGGACATTGGGGAAGCTtttagcagcttctcacagaagccacccctgtagcatccctgctaccaaaaccttgacatgcaaacccaatacCTTTTGTTTTGCCAGGGGTGCCTGCCAGATTCCCAGGCTGCAGGCAAAAGCCACTTCCCTGAAATCTCCCATGCCTGCCCCTCACAGTCCTGATATAGGCTCTCAGCCTGTAAGGGCCAGTCACTGAAACCTGGTACCCAGCCAGGGAAACGTGCTATAAACATGAACCTACAGAAAACAGCTGCCTAACTGCTGGCGTGCTACGGAAGAGCATGGTTAAAGAGTAGAGGAGAAGGCATCCCAGTCTGCCCTTAATTACAGTACCTTAACCACACTCTGCAGTTTTCAGCCAAGGCTGCTTGTTGTCTTGGGATGAATGCCTGTAAATTTGAAGTAAGTAAACGACTTCATTGTGAGGATTTGGCTTGGGAGAGCCTTAACAGTATCCTGAAGAGTTATTTAAATGTCAATAACGTTTCTAATTTGGGATATAGGAATTAAACAAACCTCTGTGGAATCAGCAAGTTACTAGTTTAAGTTTGTGCGGCTGTGAACAAATATGTGTGACAGAGAAAACTTCTAgtcaaataaaagcaacaaactCATTTGCCCAGAACCTATTCTCGTTATTAACTGCGCAGAACATTTCCCGTACATGGCTTCTAGCACATTTATTAAATCTGTAGCCTTACTTCTTCTCACCCCTTTCTTTCCTCACGTAGCACAGGGGAAAACGGACGCTGCCGCGGCCGGCGGGAGGGAGCCGGGAACGTGTGCGGGCTCCACTGCCCTCTCCTGGGGGAAGGCGCTCCCGGGAGCCGGCGAGGACACGGCCGCTCAGCAGAAAGCCGTGCGCTGACTGAGGGTGCTGCTGGTGTTTCACCAGGTAACAGCACCCCGAAAACTTCACATCACAAGCGTGCTACCTAGAGACACCAAAGCATAGTCCTGTAGAGTCGGGCATgccagccagggcagcagggttGCCTGACGGCTGGCCCACAGGCTGTGATTCCTGTAGTCTCAGAAGTGCCAGGACAGAGACCACACACCTGAGAGAGGTGCTGGAAGCAAGCCACAGAGGGGGCATCCTTGCTAAAAGGCTGAAATATTGGCTCTGCATGATGCTTGCTggaacaacaacagcaacaaaaaaaggttGCTTCTTATAACAGGGAAAATAACTCCAATACGAATATCATTCATGAGACAGGACTCTCAAAATTATGATGTTTCTAAATAACAGCAGACTAACTGCTAAGCTCTACTTTCCAGTCCTTTCTTCCAAAACTAGTTTCACTTACCCTTGTATTTCCTGCTCTAATGCATCTCCTGTGCTTTGTGTAAATACTGCCTTGTCCCATGGCTGCCCTGGGCCTTCAGTCCAGAGAGAGACTAATGGAGCACACCCCTTAACAGTGCAGGTGGCCTTCTTCcttgaaagactgaaataaaacaggcaCAGAAACTGTCACAATTTCGGTTCTCCTGTCAGTCCCACTACCTAGTGTTTGAGGACTTTGAAAGCTTGTCAGAAGGCTTTCTGGACCTACTCAGTTTTATAGGGCTGGATACAGCTTTTCACCCTCAGCTGAGCAGTAAGGCCATGTATGGCATCTCTTTTCAGCAgaccagaagagaaaggagaactCAGGCAGTCTTTTGAGAAGCAGGAGAGCTCTGTGGGGTGTTTCTCAGAAACTTCCCACCCCTCCAGGGAAGCTGGAGCATTCACAGGATTTCTACATTGCCAAGGACTCATTTGCCTTTGCCCTGTCTATGCACCAGTCTCAGAACCTGTTTAAATTTAAGTCttatttctctgtgctttggtCTTAAACCAGTCTGCCTTGACCCCTGAAAACCTCAGCACTTTGCGCTGGGTAAGTCAGTCTGAGCGTGATTCTGGCTTTTCCTTAGTTTTTatcatgatttattttctgctccTGAGGACATGTCTGCGTGCTCCAGTCTCACCAGAAGACCATCCTGACTGTGAACTCCTGAGGAGAAGGCTGTTCAGGTTCCTCTTCAGCGAAGTTACCCCATGGATGGCTTTCTGTCACGAACTGCCAACAAATTTTATTGgagcagatttatttttttttttaaatcccacaagagatttaaaataagcaacatGTTTTGCTTCAAAATTTGTAGGGCTACATCTTTGAGCAATTAGTGTAAGTTTTCTGATGCTATAACCCCTACAAGTCTGAGTGAAAGTCTTATTGGACATGATTTTATGTAAGGTTTGGTAACTTCTCAAGTCTAAAACTCAAACTTCTCCTGAGGGTGAGCAtggtccttttctttctgtatttggtCTGCTTCCACCTGATTTGCAGGAGTTTGTTTcaatctttgttttgttttctctgctgcaatGTATCGTCTTTGTTCTTTCACCTCCTTTCTCATTCATGTCTCTCTACTCTCTACTGTCCAACTTTTTCagctctcctttctctcttccc
This region includes:
- the EGR2 gene encoding E3 SUMO-protein ligase EGR2, with the protein product MMTAKAVDKIPVTLGGFVHQLPEGIYPADDISAALPTSVAIFPNADLAGPFDQMSGVAGDGMINVDMGDKRTLDLPYGGSFAPNAPASRNQTFTYMGKFSIDPQYPGAGCYPEGIINIVSAGILQGVSTPSSSSAASSAAASSAASSATAASAASAASAASPNPLAGALGCTMAQGQPADLEHLYSPPPPPYSGCGDLYPQDPSSAFLPAAGGGALPFPPPPSYPSPKAAAADGGLFTMIPEYGGFFPPPQCQRELHAGPDRKPFPCPLDSLRVPPPLTPLSTIRNFTMGAPPAGAAPGSAPGGGGGEGAGARLPAGAYSPHHLPLRPILRPRKYPNRPSKTPVHERPYPCPAEGCDRRFSRSDELTRHIRIHTGHKPFQCRICMRNFSRSDHLTTHIRTHTGEKPFACDFCGRKFARSDERKRHTKIHLRQKERKGAAAAAAAGGCPQPGGGSGAATLAPCAARTRTP